In Nonomuraea muscovyensis, one genomic interval encodes:
- a CDS encoding HipA family kinase, with protein sequence MLESIAATRYVTPLREGGSLPGVVEADDLGTYVVKFREAGQGRRVLVAEIICAELARRLGLRTPELKLIDLDPQLGVREPDEEVQDLLKASTGLNLAIDFLPGALGFEPLAWPPDPVFASQVVWFDALVHNVDRSWRNPNLLVWHRETWLIDHGAALWFHHNWRTADPQRPFDAGDHVLAPFATGLDAAAAELSAKITPELLETVTALVPDAWIDGEPGFGSAQAVRDAYADHLLRRAHGPRQWLTLAGAESRQERPGPGSVGEFWRGGGR encoded by the coding sequence GTGCTGGAATCCATCGCGGCCACGCGCTACGTGACGCCGCTGCGGGAGGGCGGGTCGCTGCCCGGGGTCGTCGAGGCCGACGACCTCGGCACCTACGTGGTGAAGTTCCGCGAGGCCGGGCAGGGCCGGCGGGTCCTCGTCGCCGAGATCATCTGCGCCGAGCTGGCCCGGCGGCTGGGCCTGCGCACGCCCGAGCTCAAGCTGATCGACCTCGACCCGCAGCTCGGCGTCCGCGAGCCCGACGAGGAGGTGCAGGATCTGCTCAAGGCCAGCACCGGCCTCAACCTGGCGATCGACTTCCTGCCCGGCGCGCTCGGCTTCGAGCCGCTGGCCTGGCCGCCCGATCCGGTGTTCGCCTCCCAGGTGGTCTGGTTCGACGCCCTCGTCCACAACGTCGACCGGAGCTGGCGCAACCCCAACCTGCTGGTCTGGCACCGCGAGACCTGGCTGATCGACCACGGCGCCGCGCTGTGGTTCCACCACAACTGGAGGACAGCCGACCCGCAGCGGCCGTTCGACGCCGGCGACCACGTGCTGGCGCCGTTCGCCACCGGGCTCGACGCCGCCGCGGCCGAGCTGTCGGCGAAGATCACCCCCGAGCTGCTGGAGACGGTGACGGCCCTGGTGCCCGACGCGTGGATCGACGGGGAGCCGGGGTTCGGCTCGGCGCAGGCGGTCCGCGACGCCTACGCCGACCACCTGCTGCGGCGCGCGCACGGCCCGCGTCAGTGGCTCACCCTGGCGGGCGCGGAGTCACGGCAGGAGCGCCCGGGCCCGGGATCGGTCGGCGAGTTCTGGCGAGGAGGCGGCCGGTGA
- a CDS encoding type VII secretion target, translating into MSEKFDGIQVAFGSRGRTAQDLAEVADRLERAVALALPGVARCVGTRDELSEEFDTECTGLTEQMGQHFESIATHLRGMAAKHVASEHTYVRTEHANGAAS; encoded by the coding sequence ATGAGCGAGAAGTTCGACGGAATCCAGGTGGCCTTCGGCTCCCGGGGCCGCACTGCCCAGGACCTGGCCGAGGTCGCCGACCGCCTTGAGCGGGCAGTCGCCCTCGCGCTGCCGGGTGTGGCTCGTTGTGTCGGCACACGTGACGAGCTGAGCGAGGAGTTCGACACCGAGTGCACCGGCCTCACCGAGCAAATGGGGCAGCACTTCGAGAGCATCGCCACCCACCTGCGCGGCATGGCGGCCAAGCACGTGGCCTCGGAACACACCTACGTCCGGACCGAACACGCCAACGGGGCGGCATCGTGA
- a CDS encoding DUF3037 domain-containing protein, producing MTRDVYEYAVIRVVPRVERGELINAGVLLYCQSRGYLCARVELDAARLRALDPEADADAVRQALGAYELACGEKAGPLAGESLGGRFRWLTAPRSTIVQAGPVHAGLTRDPHTELARLFDKLVRL from the coding sequence GTGACCAGGGACGTCTACGAGTACGCGGTGATCCGCGTCGTGCCCCGCGTGGAGCGCGGCGAGCTGATCAACGCCGGCGTGCTGCTCTACTGCCAGTCGCGCGGCTACCTCTGCGCGCGGGTCGAGCTGGACGCCGCTCGCCTGCGCGCCCTCGACCCCGAGGCCGACGCCGACGCGGTCCGGCAGGCCCTCGGCGCCTACGAACTGGCCTGCGGCGAGAAGGCGGGGCCGCTGGCCGGCGAGTCGCTGGGCGGCAGGTTCCGCTGGCTGACCGCGCCGCGCAGCACGATCGTGCAGGCCGGCCCGGTGCACGCGGGCCTCACCCGCGACCCGCACACCGAGCTGGCCCGGCTCTTCGACAAGCTGGTGCGCCTCTAA
- the ispG gene encoding flavodoxin-dependent (E)-4-hydroxy-3-methylbut-2-enyl-diphosphate synthase codes for MSSVALGIPTVRPKPLAERRHSRQIRVGNVLVGGDAPVSVQSMTTTVTADVNSTLQQIAELTASGCQIVRVAVPSQDDADALPIIARKSQIPVIADIHFQPKYVFAAIEAGCAAVRVNPGNIKKFDDKVGEIAKAAADHGVPIRIGVNAGSLDPRLLQKYGKATPEALVESALWECSLFEEHGFRDIKISVKHNDPVVMINAYRLLAAQCDYPLHLGVTEAGPAFQGTIKSAVAFGALLAEGIGDTIRVSLSAPPVEEVKVGAQILESLGLRERGLEIVSCPSCGRAQVDVYTLAEQVQAGLEGLKVPLRVAVMGCVVNGPGEAREADLGVASGNGKGQIFVKGEVVKTVPESQIVETLIEEALRIAEEMGVEVDLDDDAPGPQVTVG; via the coding sequence ATGTCTTCTGTAGCACTCGGCATCCCGACGGTCCGCCCCAAGCCGCTGGCCGAACGACGGCACTCGCGGCAGATCAGGGTGGGCAACGTGCTCGTGGGTGGCGACGCGCCCGTCTCCGTGCAGTCGATGACCACCACGGTCACCGCCGACGTCAACTCCACCCTGCAGCAGATCGCCGAGCTGACGGCGTCCGGCTGCCAGATCGTCCGCGTGGCCGTGCCGTCCCAGGACGACGCCGACGCGCTGCCGATCATCGCCAGGAAGTCGCAGATCCCGGTGATCGCCGACATCCACTTCCAGCCGAAGTACGTCTTCGCCGCGATCGAGGCGGGCTGCGCGGCGGTGCGCGTCAATCCGGGCAACATCAAGAAGTTCGACGACAAGGTGGGTGAGATCGCCAAGGCCGCGGCCGACCACGGTGTGCCCATCCGCATCGGCGTCAACGCCGGCTCGCTCGACCCCCGGCTGCTGCAGAAGTACGGCAAGGCCACCCCCGAGGCGCTGGTCGAGTCGGCGCTGTGGGAGTGCTCGCTGTTCGAGGAGCACGGCTTCCGCGACATCAAGATCTCGGTCAAGCACAACGACCCGGTCGTGATGATCAACGCCTACCGGCTGCTCGCCGCCCAGTGCGACTACCCGCTCCACCTGGGCGTGACCGAGGCGGGGCCGGCCTTCCAGGGCACGATCAAGTCGGCCGTGGCGTTCGGCGCGCTGCTGGCCGAGGGCATCGGCGACACGATCCGGGTGTCGCTGTCGGCTCCTCCGGTGGAGGAGGTCAAGGTCGGCGCGCAGATCCTCGAGTCGCTGGGGCTGCGCGAGCGCGGGCTGGAGATCGTCTCGTGCCCGTCGTGCGGCCGGGCGCAGGTCGACGTCTACACCCTCGCCGAGCAGGTGCAGGCCGGCCTGGAGGGCCTGAAGGTGCCGCTGCGGGTGGCGGTCATGGGCTGCGTGGTCAACGGTCCCGGCGAGGCGCGTGAGGCCGACCTGGGCGTCGCCTCGGGCAACGGCAAGGGCCAGATCTTCGTCAAGGGCGAGGTCGTCAAGACGGTGCCCGAGTCGCAGATCGTCGAGACCCTCATCGAGGAGGCGCTGCGGATCGCCGAGGAGATGGGCGTCGAGGTCGACCTCGACGACGACGCTCCCGGCCCCCAGGTCACCGTGGGCTGA
- a CDS encoding alpha/beta hydrolase: protein MRRVKRCVRVVAAVAVLAGGVVSAQGGAATPAVAARARPVQALAWEACPADGRDVAAARQVRTPGTECATLRVPLDHRDPAGRAITLAVNRIKATKPRDGHHLGTLLVNPGGPGASGRSLAEHVARTLPPRITERYDVVGFDPRGVGLSRPAMRCVDPEVYYAPPRPDAVPRGADDEQVLLGRAAEYAERCGSLWAWLLPHMTTEAVARDLDVLRAALGEERISYLGYSYGTYIGAVYATLFPDRVNRLVLDSSVDPGGVWYQTNLAQNLAFDRRHRDFLAWTARNNRVYRLGSDARQTTFAWYAMRARLRERPAGGVVGPSELDDMFTVGGYTDRVWPELAGAWSSYVRRGDARGLLAAYERHGRQDAEDENGYAVYLSVQCTDAAWPRDWNAWRADMARQHRRAPFMTWPNAWYNAPCAFWPAQAGTPVAIKGSPALPPILMLQSRGDAATPYAGALEMRERFPTARMVVDQGGNHGVSMAGNTCVDRHLAAYLADGTVPARGATCAAVPAPRPAARMAGVGAKGHDRLTEPRRG, encoded by the coding sequence ATGAGACGGGTGAAGCGGTGCGTACGGGTGGTCGCCGCCGTGGCGGTCCTGGCCGGCGGAGTGGTGAGCGCGCAGGGAGGCGCCGCCACGCCGGCCGTGGCGGCGCGGGCCAGGCCGGTGCAGGCCCTGGCGTGGGAGGCGTGCCCCGCCGACGGCAGGGACGTGGCCGCCGCGCGGCAGGTCCGCACCCCGGGCACGGAGTGCGCGACGCTGCGCGTGCCGCTCGACCATCGCGACCCGGCGGGCCGCGCGATCACGCTGGCCGTCAACCGGATCAAGGCGACGAAGCCGCGCGACGGCCACCACCTGGGCACGCTGCTCGTCAATCCCGGCGGCCCCGGCGCGTCCGGCCGCTCGCTGGCCGAGCACGTCGCCAGGACGCTGCCCCCGAGGATCACCGAGCGCTACGACGTGGTCGGGTTCGACCCCCGTGGGGTGGGCCTGAGCCGGCCGGCCATGCGCTGCGTCGACCCGGAGGTCTACTACGCCCCGCCCCGCCCCGACGCGGTGCCGCGCGGCGCGGACGACGAGCAGGTGCTGCTCGGCCGGGCCGCCGAGTACGCCGAGCGGTGCGGCAGCCTGTGGGCCTGGCTGCTGCCCCACATGACGACCGAGGCCGTCGCCCGTGACCTCGACGTGCTCCGCGCCGCCCTCGGCGAGGAGCGCATCAGCTACCTCGGCTACTCCTACGGCACCTACATCGGCGCCGTCTACGCCACGCTCTTCCCGGACCGGGTCAACCGCCTCGTCCTGGACAGCTCCGTCGACCCGGGCGGCGTCTGGTACCAGACCAACCTGGCGCAGAACCTCGCCTTCGACCGCAGGCACCGCGACTTCCTCGCCTGGACGGCCCGGAACAACCGGGTCTACCGGCTCGGCTCCGACGCCCGCCAGACCACGTTCGCCTGGTACGCCATGCGCGCCCGGCTGCGCGAGCGGCCGGCCGGCGGAGTGGTCGGCCCGAGCGAGCTCGACGACATGTTCACCGTCGGCGGCTACACCGACCGGGTCTGGCCCGAACTGGCCGGCGCCTGGTCCTCCTACGTCCGCCGCGGCGACGCGCGGGGCCTGCTCGCCGCCTACGAGCGGCACGGCAGGCAGGACGCCGAGGACGAGAACGGCTACGCCGTCTACCTGAGCGTCCAGTGCACCGACGCGGCCTGGCCGCGCGACTGGAACGCCTGGCGGGCCGACATGGCCCGCCAGCACCGCCGCGCCCCGTTCATGACCTGGCCGAACGCCTGGTACAACGCACCGTGCGCCTTCTGGCCGGCCCAGGCCGGCACGCCCGTCGCGATCAAGGGCTCACCCGCGCTGCCGCCGATCCTCATGCTCCAGTCGCGCGGCGACGCCGCCACGCCGTACGCGGGGGCGCTGGAGATGCGCGAGCGCTTCCCGACCGCCCGGATGGTGGTGGACCAGGGCGGCAACCACGGCGTGTCGATGGCCGGCAACACCTGCGTCGACCGGCACCTGGCCGCCTACCTCGCCGACGGCACGGTCCCCGCGCGCGGCGCCACGTGCGCGGCCGTCCCGGCCCCCAGGCCGGCGGCCCGGATGGCCGGCGTCGGGGCGAAGGGTCACGATCGGCTCACCGAGCCGCGTCGGGGATGA
- a CDS encoding YbaB/EbfC family nucleoid-associated protein yields the protein MNVDDLGWKIPVTPLAWETMDFLNEFLALRESATAANGLVSVEVDGTSDLTGLKLDPRAMRLPATELAEAIKEAFGRAREAAQQRATQAIPEVLKQDPLELNDLMEKVRADTQADMNELLSTVNGLTSRLDRLMQQ from the coding sequence GTGAACGTAGACGATCTTGGCTGGAAGATCCCGGTCACCCCCCTAGCCTGGGAAACCATGGATTTTCTGAATGAGTTCCTGGCGTTGCGGGAATCCGCCACGGCCGCGAACGGGCTCGTCAGCGTAGAAGTGGACGGCACCTCCGACCTCACCGGACTGAAGCTCGACCCGCGGGCCATGCGGCTACCCGCGACCGAGCTGGCCGAGGCGATCAAGGAGGCATTCGGCCGGGCCCGGGAGGCGGCCCAGCAACGGGCCACACAGGCCATCCCCGAGGTGCTGAAGCAGGACCCGCTGGAGCTGAACGACTTGATGGAAAAGGTCAGGGCCGACACCCAAGCGGATATGAACGAGCTTCTGTCCACCGTCAACGGGCTCACCTCGCGCCTGGATCGGCTGATGCAGCAATGA
- a CDS encoding GNAT family N-acetyltransferase — MLRTSASRVLDDSDRDEALALLDRDPVANVFVSSRVRTVGLNPARLGGQMWGYGPRGGLVSLCYAGANLVPVNAGPEAVHAFADRARKQGRRCSSIVGPADAVSPLWERLEPHWGRARAIRWEQPVMAISHPPAVPADPLVRRVTPDEFDLLLPACVAMFTEEVGISPNLGDGGALYRTRVAELIRIGRSYARIDDGRVVFKAEVGAVTPFACQVQGVWVDPGLRGQGHAVAGMAAVVKAALAYFAPVVTLYVNDYNHAARAVYRKVGFHEIDTFMSVLF, encoded by the coding sequence ATGCTGCGTACATCGGCGTCGCGTGTGCTCGATGACAGCGACCGGGACGAGGCTCTGGCCCTGCTCGACCGTGATCCGGTCGCCAACGTCTTCGTCTCCTCCCGGGTGCGCACGGTCGGCCTCAACCCGGCGCGGCTGGGCGGGCAGATGTGGGGCTACGGGCCGCGCGGCGGACTCGTCTCGCTCTGCTACGCCGGCGCCAACCTGGTGCCGGTCAACGCCGGCCCCGAAGCCGTGCACGCCTTCGCCGACCGCGCCCGCAAGCAGGGACGCCGCTGCTCGTCGATCGTGGGGCCCGCCGACGCGGTCTCGCCGCTGTGGGAGCGGCTGGAGCCGCACTGGGGGCGGGCCCGGGCCATCCGGTGGGAGCAGCCCGTCATGGCCATCTCCCATCCGCCGGCCGTGCCCGCCGACCCGCTGGTGCGGCGGGTCACGCCCGACGAGTTCGACCTCCTGCTGCCGGCCTGCGTCGCGATGTTCACCGAGGAGGTCGGGATCTCGCCCAACCTGGGCGACGGCGGCGCCCTCTACCGCACGCGCGTGGCCGAGCTGATCCGCATCGGCCGGTCGTACGCCCGCATCGACGACGGGCGGGTGGTGTTCAAGGCCGAGGTCGGCGCGGTCACCCCGTTCGCCTGCCAGGTGCAGGGCGTGTGGGTGGACCCGGGACTACGAGGGCAGGGCCACGCGGTGGCCGGGATGGCCGCGGTCGTCAAGGCCGCGCTGGCGTACTTCGCGCCGGTCGTCACGCTGTACGTCAACGACTACAACCACGCGGCTCGGGCGGTCTACCGCAAGGTGGGCTTCCACGAGATCGACACGTTCATGTCGGTCCTGTTCTAG
- a CDS encoding TIGR03619 family F420-dependent LLM class oxidoreductase produces the protein MRFWLGASFSDTGHFVELARVAERCGFDTLTLSDHLFYADFASPYPYSKSGRPRWDARTHWPDVWVTIGAMAAVTSTLRFSPNVYIAPARDLLTVAKQVSTAAVLSGDRVTFGVGVGWCKEEFTATGQDFHTRGRRLDTMLPVLRELWSGRPVTLDDLPELSISPVPARPVPVLVGGDSPAALRRAARLGDGWIGNRVYTEEQFDTVLEALREQLAEHGRPAGDFEIIAPLAVMPDAETYHRFAAKGVTGTMAAPWRLATPQEKEKYGEGSLALKVATMERFADEVIAKM, from the coding sequence GTGAGATTCTGGCTGGGGGCCTCGTTCTCCGACACGGGGCACTTCGTGGAGCTGGCCAGGGTGGCCGAGCGGTGCGGGTTCGACACCCTGACGCTGTCGGACCACCTGTTCTACGCCGACTTCGCCTCCCCGTACCCCTACTCGAAGTCGGGGCGGCCGCGCTGGGACGCGCGCACGCACTGGCCGGACGTGTGGGTGACGATCGGGGCGATGGCCGCCGTGACGAGCACGCTGCGCTTCTCCCCCAACGTCTACATCGCGCCGGCCCGCGACCTGCTCACCGTGGCCAAGCAGGTCTCCACGGCCGCGGTGCTGTCCGGCGACCGGGTCACGTTCGGCGTGGGCGTCGGCTGGTGCAAGGAGGAGTTCACCGCCACGGGCCAGGACTTCCACACCCGCGGCCGCCGGCTCGACACGATGCTCCCGGTGCTGCGCGAGCTGTGGTCGGGGCGCCCGGTCACGCTGGACGACCTGCCCGAGCTGTCCATCTCGCCCGTCCCGGCCCGGCCGGTGCCCGTGCTGGTGGGCGGCGACAGCCCCGCCGCGCTGCGGCGGGCCGCCCGGCTGGGCGACGGCTGGATCGGCAACCGCGTCTACACCGAGGAGCAGTTCGACACGGTGCTGGAGGCGCTGCGCGAACAACTCGCCGAGCACGGCCGCCCGGCCGGCGACTTCGAGATCATCGCCCCGCTGGCCGTCATGCCCGACGCCGAGACCTACCACCGCTTCGCCGCCAAGGGCGTCACCGGGACCATGGCCGCCCCCTGGCGGCTCGCCACGCCGCAGGAGAAGGAGAAGTACGGCGAGGGCAGCCTGGCGCTCAAGGTGGCCACCATGGAGCGCTTCGCCGACGAGGTGATCGCCAAGATGTAG